In one Ornithinimicrobium pratense genomic region, the following are encoded:
- a CDS encoding pilus assembly protein N-terminal domain-containing protein has translation MTRRRQFRPPAALTAGMLAVALLSGCGGERGAPDATPDATAGGSVDQSPDPTTPEDPSRQGATSPDDEARTLGPGEVLTPDDAGAVLRLAPGDEASMHLTPPWQDAVAEVADPAVVELVPVDHFADPGYAEYTVLAHTAGETTITVEGPDGELVQFAVTVED, from the coding sequence ATGACGCGTCGCCGCCAGTTCCGACCTCCGGCCGCCCTCACCGCCGGGATGCTGGCCGTCGCGCTGCTCTCCGGGTGCGGCGGGGAGCGGGGCGCACCGGACGCCACCCCCGACGCCACCGCAGGAGGCAGCGTGGACCAGAGCCCTGACCCGACGACCCCGGAAGACCCGAGCAGGCAAGGGGCTACCTCGCCCGACGACGAGGCCCGCACGCTGGGCCCGGGTGAGGTGCTCACCCCCGATGACGCCGGTGCCGTGCTGCGGCTGGCCCCCGGCGACGAGGCCTCGATGCACCTGACCCCGCCCTGGCAGGACGCCGTCGCCGAGGTGGCCGACCCGGCAGTCGTGGAGCTGGTGCCGGTCGATCACTTCGCCGACCCCGGCTACGCCGAGTACACCGTGCTCGCGCACACTGCGGGCGAGACCACCATCACCGTGGAGGGACCCGACGGCGAGCTGGTCCAGTTCGCCGTGACGGTCGAGGACTGA
- a CDS encoding M36 family metallopeptidase produces MHRRTPLLAAALGIPISMAMLIPGGAVALPQLEQEQRLPSSSDFFQTEPSADAAEKIAFDFLRLKATDYGVAAADLADLQVMSQHTSDHNGVTYVNVVQHHQGREVLGGVATVSVTQDGVVLHVAENLVGGLREASGRASLDAPAALDAAAEEVDLAPEGARVVTQSRDASRATTMSGAGISEEEIPARLVWQPTDEGLRLAWEVVIDDEESAHLWQVTVDAQSGEALAVEDWTDHDHAGHLHGLARDPMAFDAAHAHRLPASVTNPDEYGTPTPVEDGSSYRVFAFPKESPNDGDRSMVTNPADSVGSPFGWHDVTGTPGPDYTTTRGNNVHAYTDRDANNVPDPGSDADGGPSLTFDFPLDLDEHAINYADAATTNLFYANNVIHDVLFRYGFDEAAGNFQVTNYTGEGVGGDDVRAEAMDAGGVNNANFSTPAMDGGRPRMQMYLWPGAQFGMPNGVTVGTGEDATTYDANFAFFTPAPTNAGLPGTPVVIDDTCLPFEAPGAVVVTARTTACAPYTQVRHAEEGGALAVVISHNAATPEGGTAPRLSGSMNEPVGIPAVSITQEDGEALRAQLASGATSASVHKMATHPGIRDGDYENGIIIHEYGHGVSNRLTGGPNINCLSGQEQMGEGWSDYLAITMLMDPTVDRPEEARGMGPYALFQDDRSGGGIRPRPYSRNMEIQPFTYDRIQTGGWLDGATLATPHGVGHGWAAVLWDLNWDLVDKHGFVPNLYTEWDAAGNTRGLQYVMDGMKMQGCRPGFVDGRNGILAATEALGGEDTCNVWSTFARRGLGYSAVQGTSANRDDNVEAFDVPPACEAPGSGFVSPLSNTELNTIKAGSTTPVRFSLDGYRGEDPLRAAHSPMIQQIDCDTREPLQYAITVPTETTGNRGLSYSRGQDRYQYNWKPSANLAGSCQQMIITLEDGTQHRADFRLR; encoded by the coding sequence GTGCATCGTCGCACACCACTTCTTGCCGCAGCGCTCGGCATACCCATCTCGATGGCCATGCTCATCCCCGGTGGGGCGGTGGCCCTCCCGCAGCTGGAGCAGGAACAGCGCCTGCCCTCCTCGAGCGACTTCTTCCAGACCGAGCCCAGCGCGGACGCGGCGGAGAAGATCGCCTTCGACTTCCTGCGGCTCAAGGCGACCGACTACGGCGTGGCCGCTGCCGACCTGGCCGACCTGCAGGTCATGTCGCAGCACACCTCGGACCACAACGGCGTGACCTACGTCAACGTGGTGCAGCACCACCAGGGCCGTGAGGTCCTGGGCGGCGTCGCCACGGTGAGCGTCACGCAGGACGGGGTCGTCCTGCACGTCGCCGAGAACCTCGTCGGCGGCCTGCGGGAGGCCTCGGGCCGCGCCTCCCTGGACGCGCCCGCTGCCCTCGACGCTGCTGCGGAGGAGGTCGACCTGGCGCCGGAGGGCGCGCGGGTCGTCACCCAGAGCAGGGACGCGTCGCGGGCGACCACGATGTCCGGTGCTGGGATCTCCGAGGAGGAGATCCCCGCCCGTCTGGTCTGGCAGCCCACCGACGAGGGCCTGCGGCTGGCCTGGGAGGTCGTCATCGACGACGAGGAGTCCGCTCACCTGTGGCAGGTCACCGTCGACGCGCAGTCCGGTGAGGCCCTCGCCGTGGAGGACTGGACCGACCACGACCACGCCGGCCACCTGCACGGCCTGGCGCGCGACCCGATGGCCTTCGACGCCGCACACGCCCACCGGCTACCCGCCAGCGTCACCAACCCGGACGAGTACGGCACCCCGACGCCGGTCGAGGACGGCTCCAGCTACCGCGTCTTCGCCTTCCCCAAGGAGAGCCCGAACGACGGTGACCGTTCCATGGTGACCAACCCGGCCGACTCCGTCGGCTCGCCGTTCGGCTGGCACGACGTCACCGGCACCCCAGGCCCTGACTACACCACGACCCGTGGCAACAACGTCCACGCCTACACCGACCGGGACGCCAACAACGTGCCCGACCCAGGCAGCGACGCCGACGGTGGTCCCTCGCTGACCTTCGACTTCCCGTTGGATCTGGACGAGCACGCGATCAACTACGCCGACGCGGCCACGACCAACCTGTTCTACGCCAACAACGTCATCCACGACGTCCTCTTCCGCTACGGCTTCGACGAGGCCGCCGGCAACTTCCAGGTGACCAACTACACCGGCGAGGGCGTCGGTGGTGACGACGTGCGCGCCGAGGCCATGGACGCAGGTGGCGTGAACAACGCCAACTTCTCCACCCCGGCCATGGACGGAGGCCGCCCGCGGATGCAGATGTACCTGTGGCCCGGCGCCCAGTTCGGTATGCCGAACGGCGTCACCGTGGGCACGGGCGAGGACGCGACGACCTACGACGCGAACTTCGCCTTCTTCACGCCGGCCCCGACCAACGCCGGCCTGCCGGGGACCCCGGTCGTGATCGACGACACCTGCCTCCCCTTCGAGGCGCCGGGTGCCGTCGTGGTGACCGCGCGGACCACCGCGTGCGCGCCATACACGCAGGTCCGCCATGCGGAGGAGGGCGGCGCGCTGGCGGTGGTCATCAGCCATAACGCGGCCACGCCCGAGGGTGGGACGGCCCCGCGGCTATCCGGCTCGATGAACGAGCCGGTGGGCATCCCTGCCGTCTCGATCACCCAGGAGGACGGTGAGGCTCTTCGCGCCCAGCTCGCGAGCGGCGCCACCTCGGCCTCGGTGCACAAGATGGCCACCCACCCGGGCATCCGGGACGGTGACTACGAGAACGGCATCATCATCCACGAATACGGCCACGGGGTCTCCAACCGGCTGACCGGCGGTCCCAACATCAACTGCCTCTCCGGGCAGGAGCAGATGGGTGAGGGCTGGAGCGACTACCTGGCCATCACCATGCTGATGGACCCGACCGTGGACCGGCCGGAGGAGGCCCGCGGCATGGGCCCCTACGCCCTCTTCCAGGACGACCGCTCCGGCGGCGGCATCCGCCCGCGACCCTACTCGCGCAACATGGAGATCCAGCCGTTCACCTACGACCGGATCCAGACCGGTGGCTGGCTCGATGGCGCCACCCTGGCAACTCCGCACGGGGTCGGCCACGGCTGGGCCGCGGTCCTGTGGGACCTCAACTGGGACCTGGTCGACAAGCACGGTTTCGTCCCGAACCTCTACACCGAGTGGGACGCGGCCGGTAACACCCGCGGGCTGCAGTACGTCATGGACGGCATGAAGATGCAGGGCTGCCGACCTGGCTTCGTCGACGGCCGCAACGGCATCCTGGCCGCGACCGAGGCTCTCGGTGGCGAGGACACCTGCAACGTCTGGTCCACCTTCGCCCGCCGCGGACTGGGCTACAGCGCGGTCCAGGGCACCTCGGCCAACCGCGACGACAACGTCGAGGCCTTCGACGTGCCGCCGGCCTGCGAGGCCCCCGGCAGCGGCTTCGTCAGCCCGCTGTCCAACACGGAGCTGAACACCATCAAGGCCGGCAGCACCACCCCGGTGCGGTTCAGCCTTGACGGCTACCGGGGCGAGGACCCGCTGCGGGCCGCGCACTCGCCGATGATCCAGCAGATCGACTGCGACACCCGCGAGCCGCTGCAGTATGCGATCACGGTGCCGACCGAGACGACCGGCAACCGCGGGCTGAGCTACAGCCGGGGCCAGGACCGCTACCAGTACAACTGGAAGCCGTCCGCCAACCTCGCCGGCAGCTGCCAGCAGATGATCATCACCCTGGAGGACGGCACGCAGCACCGCGCCGACTTCCGCCTCCGGTGA
- a CDS encoding tRNA (adenine-N1)-methyltransferase: MTQPTGADLRRGPFRPGDRVQLTDPKGRLHTITLEAGKNFHTHRGHLRHDDLIGAPDGTVVRHSSGADYLALRPLLSDYVLSMPRGAQVIYPKDAGQIVTYADIFPGATVVEAGVGSGALSLSLLRAVGDGGRLLSFERREDFADIARANARAFFGQDHPAWTVTVGDLVEALPQTVEPGTVDRVVLDMLAPWDCLDVVGDALVPGGVLICYVATTTQLSRVAETARRVGGWTEPQAWESLVRGWHLEGLSVRPEHRMHGHTGFLLTLRRLAPDTEAPLRRRRPAPGAYGEDYTPVEDQEWSAEDLGERAVSDKRLRRTRRDAEATAAQRVDPGPSLTDS, translated from the coding sequence GTGACCCAGCCCACCGGAGCCGACCTGCGGCGCGGGCCTTTCCGGCCCGGAGACCGCGTCCAACTGACCGACCCCAAGGGGCGGCTGCACACCATCACCCTCGAGGCGGGCAAGAACTTCCACACCCACCGCGGACACCTGCGGCACGACGACCTCATCGGCGCCCCCGATGGCACGGTCGTGCGCCACTCCTCCGGCGCGGACTACCTGGCGCTGCGGCCACTGCTGTCCGACTATGTGCTGTCGATGCCACGTGGTGCCCAGGTCATCTACCCCAAGGACGCCGGTCAGATCGTCACCTACGCCGACATCTTCCCCGGGGCCACGGTCGTCGAGGCGGGGGTCGGGTCCGGGGCGCTGTCGCTGTCTCTGCTGCGCGCGGTCGGGGACGGCGGCCGGTTGCTGTCCTTCGAGCGGCGTGAGGACTTCGCCGACATCGCCAGGGCCAACGCTCGCGCCTTCTTCGGGCAGGACCACCCGGCCTGGACGGTGACCGTCGGTGACCTCGTCGAGGCACTCCCGCAGACCGTCGAGCCGGGCACCGTCGACCGTGTCGTGCTGGACATGCTCGCGCCCTGGGACTGTCTGGACGTGGTCGGGGACGCGCTGGTCCCCGGCGGCGTACTGATCTGCTACGTCGCCACCACCACCCAGCTCTCGCGCGTCGCCGAGACCGCGCGCCGCGTCGGTGGCTGGACCGAGCCACAGGCCTGGGAGTCGCTGGTGCGCGGGTGGCACCTCGAGGGTCTGTCCGTGCGTCCCGAGCACCGCATGCACGGGCACACCGGCTTCCTGCTCACCCTGCGCCGGCTCGCGCCCGACACCGAGGCCCCGCTGCGCAGGCGCAGGCCGGCGCCGGGTGCGTACGGTGAGGACTACACCCCGGTCGAGGACCAGGAGTGGAGCGCCGAGGACCTGGGGGAGCGGGCGGTGTCGGACAAGCGGCTGCGGCGCACCCGCCGCGATGCGGAGGCCACCGCGGCTCAGCGCGTGGACCCCGGACCCTCCCTGACCGACTCCTGA
- a CDS encoding site-2 protease family protein — translation MNTTPGWRMGTLSGIPVYLGRSWVLVALLLVALFGPTVQQLLPALGWWAYVVALAFAVLLLVSVLIHEAAHALVAQRVGFGVSRVVADFWGGHTAHDGAGGTPARSAAVAVVGPLSNAMLAVLGWWGVAALTSGSGPGLLPGSGTGVLVLLTYAFAWSNTFVAVFNLVPCLPLDGGFLLEALVWRLSGSRHLGTLVAGWAGRLLVVLVVIWGLSPVLQGEQVGLLRIVWVLLIGGFLWQGASQAIRSGRHGAAAARRTVGEAAHPVGVVGSRSTLASVPWHEQRLWVVLDGQGRPDGVVDPPSLQRVPRAAWPDTSASAVAIRLPEGWAVPLTPETRLDTVIEVMRSTGSGVIGLLDEQGHPWGVVVADDLVGTRS, via the coding sequence ATGAACACCACCCCGGGCTGGCGCATGGGCACCCTCTCCGGCATCCCGGTCTACTTGGGCCGCAGCTGGGTGCTCGTCGCACTGCTGCTGGTCGCCCTCTTCGGGCCGACCGTGCAACAGCTGCTGCCCGCGCTGGGGTGGTGGGCGTATGTCGTGGCCCTCGCCTTCGCGGTGCTGCTGCTCGTCTCCGTCCTGATCCACGAGGCGGCCCATGCCCTGGTCGCGCAGCGGGTCGGCTTTGGGGTGTCCCGGGTCGTGGCGGACTTCTGGGGCGGGCACACCGCACACGACGGGGCAGGAGGCACTCCTGCGCGCAGTGCCGCCGTCGCGGTCGTCGGACCCTTGTCCAACGCCATGCTGGCCGTTCTCGGCTGGTGGGGGGTGGCCGCCTTGACCAGCGGCTCCGGGCCCGGACTGCTGCCCGGGTCGGGCACGGGGGTCCTGGTGCTCCTGACGTATGCCTTCGCCTGGTCCAACACCTTCGTGGCGGTCTTCAACCTCGTCCCCTGCCTGCCCCTGGACGGGGGCTTCTTGCTGGAGGCGCTCGTCTGGAGGCTGTCGGGCAGCCGCCACCTGGGCACCCTCGTCGCGGGCTGGGCCGGGCGTCTGCTGGTGGTGCTGGTGGTCATCTGGGGGCTCTCACCGGTGCTGCAGGGGGAGCAGGTCGGCCTGCTGCGCATCGTCTGGGTGCTGCTCATCGGCGGCTTCCTGTGGCAAGGGGCGAGCCAGGCCATCCGCAGCGGGCGGCACGGTGCGGCGGCGGCCCGCCGCACGGTTGGTGAGGCCGCGCACCCTGTTGGCGTGGTCGGCTCCCGGTCCACCTTGGCGTCGGTGCCCTGGCACGAGCAGCGGCTGTGGGTGGTCCTGGACGGCCAGGGCCGGCCGGACGGCGTGGTGGACCCACCGAGCCTGCAGCGGGTCCCGCGGGCGGCCTGGCCCGACACCTCCGCCTCGGCGGTCGCGATCCGGCTGCCGGAAGGGTGGGCGGTCCCGCTCACCCCCGAGACCCGCCTGGACACCGTCATTGAGGTGATGCGCTCCACCGGCAGCGGCGTCATCGGCCTGCTCGACGAGCAGGGCCACCCCTGGGGCGTGGTGGTGGCCGACGACCTGGTGGGCACCCGCTCGTAG
- a CDS encoding RecB family exonuclease has protein sequence MQCPLLYRFRVVDQLPEPVSSAAARGTLVHAVLERVFDLPASERTVEAAVALVPGEWERLILESPEWAELIRKETVEAADTLVQDWFKLEDPTLLEPEETELYVEADLDGLIIRGVVDRLDVAADGRLRVVDYKTGRAPSETFEGRALFQLKFYALALWRSRGVMPSRLQLVYPRDKTVLWIDPTEAELLATERKVLALWAAIEQAATTGDWRPRTSWACRWCAHQAACPAYGGTPPPLPADASSRALDPRAAGRVAVAVLEDGPQ, from the coding sequence ATGCAGTGCCCGCTGCTCTACCGCTTCCGGGTCGTCGACCAGCTGCCCGAGCCGGTCAGCTCCGCCGCGGCCAGGGGGACGCTGGTGCACGCGGTGCTGGAGCGAGTCTTCGACCTGCCCGCGTCGGAGCGCACCGTCGAGGCCGCCGTCGCGTTGGTCCCGGGCGAGTGGGAGCGGCTGATCCTGGAGTCCCCGGAGTGGGCGGAGCTGATCCGGAAGGAGACGGTCGAGGCAGCGGACACCCTGGTGCAGGACTGGTTCAAGCTCGAGGACCCGACTCTGCTCGAGCCGGAGGAGACCGAGCTGTATGTGGAGGCCGACCTGGACGGGTTGATCATCCGCGGGGTCGTCGACCGGTTGGACGTCGCGGCCGACGGACGCCTGCGGGTGGTGGACTACAAGACCGGGCGGGCCCCGTCGGAGACGTTCGAGGGCCGGGCGCTGTTCCAGCTGAAGTTCTACGCCCTCGCCCTGTGGCGCAGCCGGGGCGTGATGCCCTCGCGGCTGCAGCTGGTCTACCCCCGTGACAAGACGGTGTTGTGGATCGACCCGACCGAGGCCGAGCTGCTGGCGACGGAGCGCAAGGTGCTCGCGCTGTGGGCCGCGATCGAGCAGGCCGCGACCACCGGCGACTGGAGGCCCCGGACCAGCTGGGCCTGCCGCTGGTGTGCACACCAGGCCGCGTGCCCGGCCTACGGCGGCACCCCTCCCCCGCTCCCGGCCGACGCCTCGTCGCGCGCGCTGGACCCGCGCGCCGCCGGGCGCGTGGCAGTGGCAGTGTTGGAGGACGGCCCCCAGTAG
- a CDS encoding PAC2 family protein, with protein sequence MIELQEIGELRDPIVIAAFEGWNDAGECASAVVEHLAEVWDAEVVAAIDPEDFYDFQVNRPQVVAVDGRRMIRWPTTRILLARNTPVGRDILLVRGIEPSVRWRTFAGDLLSYLLDQGAQMLIVLGGLLADVPHTRPIPVGLTSDDEDLLEGSDDIERSSYEGPTGIVGVLADEARHQHLPTLSCWAAVPHYAGGAPSPKASLALLGQLEEILDCVVDDAAISEAAQAWEHGVDQLADSDEEVADYVRQLEEAQDTADLPEASGDAIAREFERYLRRRDDGAGG encoded by the coding sequence ATGATCGAGCTGCAGGAGATCGGTGAGCTGCGGGACCCCATCGTGATCGCCGCGTTCGAAGGGTGGAACGACGCGGGGGAGTGCGCCTCCGCCGTGGTTGAGCACCTCGCCGAGGTGTGGGACGCAGAGGTGGTCGCCGCGATCGACCCTGAGGACTTCTACGACTTCCAGGTCAACCGGCCCCAGGTTGTCGCCGTCGACGGCCGCAGGATGATCCGCTGGCCCACCACCCGCATCCTGCTCGCCCGCAACACCCCCGTGGGGCGGGACATCCTCCTCGTGCGCGGTATCGAGCCGTCGGTGCGGTGGCGGACCTTCGCCGGAGACCTGCTGTCCTACCTCCTCGACCAGGGAGCACAGATGTTGATCGTGCTGGGTGGCCTGCTCGCCGACGTGCCGCATACCCGGCCGATCCCGGTCGGCCTGACCTCGGACGACGAGGACCTGCTCGAGGGCAGCGACGACATCGAGCGCAGCTCCTACGAGGGCCCCACGGGGATCGTCGGGGTGCTCGCCGACGAGGCCCGCCACCAGCACCTGCCCACTCTGTCGTGCTGGGCGGCCGTGCCGCACTACGCCGGCGGGGCCCCGTCGCCGAAAGCCTCGCTTGCCCTCCTCGGGCAGCTCGAGGAGATCCTCGACTGCGTCGTCGACGACGCCGCGATCAGCGAGGCCGCCCAGGCGTGGGAGCACGGGGTGGACCAGCTGGCCGACTCCGATGAGGAGGTCGCGGACTACGTCCGGCAGCTCGAGGAGGCCCAGGACACGGCCGACCTGCCAGAAGCCTCCGGCGACGCGATCGCTCGGGAGTTCGAGCGCTACCTGCGGCGTCGGGACGACGGAGCCGGGGGGTAG
- a CDS encoding HAD family hydrolase, producing MSHPRPDLPPAAQPVPDRLPAAVLWDMDGTLVDTEPYWIAEEYALVEAAGGVWTEEDAHDLVGQDLRVSARMILDRTPVTGTVDEIVHLLLAGVVRRTREHMPWRPGARALLTELAQAQVPSALVTMSWAPLAEVLVEHLPEGTFTAVVTGDQVTRGKPHPDPYLEAAARLGVAPEQCIAVEDSPTGAASATAAGVPTLVVPHTVAVPQMTGARQLDSLAGVSAMDLVRLATGHLTVRG from the coding sequence GTGAGCCATCCCCGCCCAGACCTGCCTCCTGCCGCCCAGCCCGTCCCCGACCGTCTGCCGGCCGCGGTGCTGTGGGACATGGACGGGACCCTCGTCGACACCGAGCCCTACTGGATCGCCGAGGAATATGCGCTCGTCGAGGCGGCCGGGGGCGTGTGGACCGAAGAGGACGCTCACGACCTGGTCGGCCAGGACCTGCGCGTGTCGGCGCGGATGATCCTCGACCGCACCCCCGTGACCGGGACCGTCGACGAGATCGTGCACCTGCTGCTTGCCGGCGTCGTGCGACGCACCCGGGAGCACATGCCGTGGCGGCCCGGGGCGCGCGCGCTGCTGACCGAGCTGGCCCAGGCCCAGGTGCCGTCAGCCCTGGTGACGATGTCGTGGGCACCTCTGGCGGAGGTGCTCGTCGAGCACCTGCCGGAGGGCACGTTCACCGCGGTCGTGACTGGAGATCAGGTGACGCGGGGCAAGCCACACCCGGATCCCTACCTCGAGGCGGCCGCTCGCCTCGGCGTGGCCCCCGAGCAGTGCATCGCGGTCGAGGACTCCCCCACGGGCGCTGCGTCTGCGACGGCGGCAGGGGTCCCGACGCTCGTCGTCCCACACACGGTCGCGGTCCCGCAGATGACGGGAGCGCGTCAGCTGGACAGCTTGGCGGGGGTCAGCGCCATGGACCTGGTCCGGCTGGCGACCGGCCACCTCACCGTCAGAGGCTGA